GAACTCCAAAAGTTGTCTGACCAGATACCTGCTCTCAAGGAATGAAAATTGGAGTGTAGGGCTTGAAGCAAACAAGCCAGTTTCAGTCGCTCTGTTCCCCCAGGAGAACAACTTTTAGCACCTGAACACTAAGAATGACTCCATTCTCAGaactccccctcccccaaggaGGTAGGTAAGATTATTCATCCCCATTTGGCAGCTGGGGAGGAAGTGAAAGAGCGAGGTCACGAGACTTTCCTAAAGTCAATGACAGAAGAGAGCTCAAACCCCAGAGGTTTGGGACTCCTGAATAAAGGCCAGGCTTTGGCCAGTCCAAGAACATCTACAAAAGAAATGCCATGATCCACACCCTGGGAGAAGCCTAACCAGAGAGCTGGATGGACAAAACCCTGAGTTGCCTTCAAGCGTCTAaagacccccccaaaaaacaaacaaacaaaaatacactcGCCCACCTAAAAGCTGGTGAGGGAGCCTAATTACCAATACGCAGTGGAATCCCAGTCTGAGCTGATGCCTAAAAGTCAAGAAGCAAACATGGGCTTAAGATACAGCGGACTGAGGGGCAGATTCAATTAAGATGGAAAACGTTATTCACAGGGGGATATTCTACCCCAAAATGAGGTTTACTTCATTTATTACCTCAGATATAAGACAATCCCAGAACCTTAGAGCTGACTGTGGGAGGGAATGACCGGGAGAAGCCTAAAGGCTAGGAGAAACAGTGAATAATTTGGGAAGCGCTGGGTAAAAATGCCAGGATGAGCACTGCCCTCACTGTGCACTTGCCCTGATCCAGGGCATAgtttccttcttgcttctccatCAAACTGCTCCACAGCAGAAGAGAAGAGGACATGATTCTGagtttttcaaaaacagaaaatatagcaGAGGGGAAAACAGAGAGACCTATACACACCAAAAACTATACGTCTTGGTCAGAGTGGACAAAACCAATTTTGCAGAACAGAAAAGGCAGTGTAGCTATAAATGAGGCCCAGGTCAAGACACCATGCAGAGAGGTTAGGGCAGCAGAAGGGTGGGGGTAGCGCAGGCACTTAGGCACAACATAGACAGACAAAGGAGGGGATAGGTGCCTGGAGAAAAGGGTCCACTGCTTCTTTCAAAAGTTGCCATTACCAACTAGAGATTCAATGAAATTTTGAAGCGGGTCAGTCATGCTGAGCAGGAGGAGCTTGGGAAGGAGCTTTCCAAAGTCCCTGCCTAGAGCTCGGTCAGCCTAGCCATCAGGTCTTTCTCTCCTAGTCCCCTGACTAGGTTCCCAGCACAGCAATACTTCATTTTGAACCCTGGAAGGGCTTATCTCTCTCCTGGCCCCCACGCTGCTAAAAGCCTTGTGGGAGGAATGGCAAAGAGAGATGGGAAAGGGCTAAAGCAGAGGATCAAGCAGAATCCTGTGGAAATCCTCGCCCACAAACCCAGCGATAGACATGTGTAACAAAATTACCCCTTAAAGTGCACATCTCTCAAAAGAAGGGTTCTGGGTGGGAACCCTCCTATTTCCAACTGTGGGCCTCCTGCCCTCCtgctaccaaaaaaaataaaggaaaaaaaaatcagtttaactGCTACTATAAGCTGTGAATCATCATTTTTGGCTCTTTCTTTGCTCCCTCTCTCTGCAACCTGCTCCCAAAGCCTGGACTTTCCCCTGGCAGGAGGTGAGGATGGGGAGGAAAGAACAGGGAGGCCCTGAATATGGAATGTTTCTCATCCTGTACATCCCTTTCTTCCTTGGCCCAGGCCTGCTGCTCCCATCACAGCACCCTGTGGGGTTGTCCTGAAAGGATGCCCTGGGGTAATGAGAAGAGACCCTGCCTAAGGAGGCTGCCTTCGatcttccttctctcccacttTCACCCCCCAATCTTACTGCCAAGAGAGCCATTCCCTACTCAGCCTGTGCAAATCCTCTGCTTGCTCATGGTGAGGCTTGGCTCTGTGGTAAAGCCCTAGGCCTGGCCTGGGAGAGAGGTTCACTTCCCTGCATTGGAACGCCCTTCGATGGACAGCTTAACCTCCTGTGGAATGAAAGAGGGACGGAGCAGGGTGGCCCGTGTCTCGTCCCCTTGCATGCTGTATCTTTGGAAGCTTGGGGCTGGCCAGCAGGCCTGAGCGCCAGGCTCAGGCTGGGAGGGCTCAACCACACGGGAACCCTCTCCTGACAGCTGGCCCTTCCCCTCACTATCACATAGCTCTCTGGGTCCCAAGACTGTCCTCTCAGGCCTTTCTTGAGAGGGACCCAGCTGGCCTAGCGGAGCACAGCTGGCCTGAGAAACTGAGTTACTGTTCAAGCTCTGTAAACTGATAGAGATGCAGACATCTCCCACCTGTAGCCGATGGCAGGGCAGAGAGAAGAGCTGTGCAGTCCGCCCAGGGTTGCAAGAGGACCAACCCTGACCATATACAAAGAAGGGGTGCTCGGGGGGCACCTCGATGCTCACTTTGCTCTGCTGCTCCCCAACCACGAAATGCAGCATGACAAATCCAGGCCACTGGCTCTCCTGAATGTCCACAACTGTGCTAGAGTCGATCTTCAGCCCCCCACTCACTTCGGCACTGCGCACAAAATCCTGGGTCTGGAGGTCCTCCACCCGCTTCAGCTCCCCGGTAGCCAGCTGGATGATGGCGCCTTTCATGAAATGGGAGGGCAAATGGGAGGAGGTAATGGGGGGTGGTGTTGGCTCCTTGTCTGGGAAGGTGGCTCTGGCCTGCATGTCCAGACTTGATGCCATCAGAATCTCTGAGCCCATGGGCAGCAGGCCTGGGTCAGTTCCAGTAGGCACCAGGTTGCCATTGGCTACAACCACTGCTTTGGGTAAAGGTCTATGTTTCACCATTTCCTGATGGGACTGAGGGTAGAACCCTCGGGCCTGAttcttctctgccatctctgcCACATTCTTGGCTGACCCTTGCCCCTCACCCTGATGGTCAAGAGAATGATGGGACAGATTGAGGGGGCTGGGTTCATCCTTCCTCTGAGCTGCCACCACACGATAGTCCTGAGAAGCTAAAGAGCCAACCACTCGCTGGACCTCGAGGTCAGTATCTGGAGTCCCTCGGTGTGCTGGCACTGCAACCTCCACTCGTGGAGTCTGAGAACCTGAAAACAACTGTCCATCTACCACACATTCCACCACTGGCACCAGTCCCTGACCTTCGTCCTTGCTGTTGGGGGAGTTAAGGGCTTCACTTTCCCGTCTTACTAAATTTCGCTCTCGTTGTCTCTGTCCTCCATTGGCAGCGGCTGCTTCCAGAGCAGACTGACCCTCCTGAGGGATAACAACCGGACTGGCACCTGCTGGTGGGGTTTCATGCAGAGTATACCCAGCAGGTAGTCTGGACATCTGGTAATAAATGGGCATCCGGCCTGGAGCAAGGTCCAGTGGCTGAGTACTTGAGTGATGTGGCAACTGCCCAGATGGGGAGGCAGCAGAGGGGACTTTGTTGAATGAGTGGGCTGGGGAGGAAGCCTGGGGGGGAGGAGTGGCTCCTTCTGCTAGGAGTGAAGCATATGGCACAAAGTGAGGAAGGTGAGAGGTGGTAAGGTTggcagaaggagaaaggaggggaCTCGGTAGGAAATTAGGTGACACAGCATAGGGAAGGCTATAAGGAGACCCAATAAACTGCAGAGAGGTGGATGGAAGCTGAGCATAGTGGATTGGGGGATAGTGGATTCCTGGATGTTGAATCAGTGAAGACGCTACATTAAATGTAGGGGGCAAGGGGCTCATGTTCACCACGGAAGGGAGGCCAGTTGGTGAGAAGGTAGAAGGTGGCATAGCCACCTTATACAGCATGCCATACTGGTCCACTGTTAGACCGGTGATGGTCTCAGCTCCATCACCCCCCAGGCTGACTCTGGCTCCAGCCTGGCTCTGCCCAGCCACCACAACCCCTCGGGACCATTCAGAGGCATCACTGGAGGGTGTGTGGTTAGTTGAGCAGCTGGTAGTTCTCCCCATATCCTCGGTGGTCACGGGGAGGTCTCTTTTCTTTGGTGGAAGGCATTCCTGACTCCTCTCATGAACAGGTTTCATATTGCTTTGTGGTGTTCCTGGAGCCTGGAAGCGGTTGGCTTGCTCCTTGGGGCATCAGAAGCagcttctctgtggcttttctGCACCCCTTACTGCTGGTGGCTGAGGCAGCCACATCTGCTAGGGAGTAAATCagaggcaaagaaaaataacctaGGGTGAATAAAGTCAAAGGAAATAACAGAAACTTGGAAGGCCATGGAGGAAGATACCACGAAGGGAACAGTCGGAAAAAAGGAgctatgtgagagagagagagacaagcatGCTACCCACCCCCTCATCCAGTTTAGGACATAAACGAAACAATCAGCAAAACCACAAAGCATAAAGAGCTAAAAGGGTAAGTATTTCagaaggtattaaaaaaaaaacctatgggcTCCACAATCCTAAAGAGACCAACAACTTCATGATTAGTCATCCCTCTGATGAGGACCTTGACTTTCCTCAACCTGATCCCAAAAAGGGGATTTGAACACAAAGTCTTTGCTGCTGGCTATTTTTTCCTGAAGTTTCTCTCCTTTTTGTCTCCAAAGACTAATGTGCCATCTTCTTTCCCTGAACGTATGACCTCATCCTTGCTTCCTTTATGTAGCCTAATTTGGATTATGATCTCACCTATTCCCATCCCCCCTAC
The genomic region above belongs to Tamandua tetradactyla isolate mTamTet1 chromosome 16, mTamTet1.pri, whole genome shotgun sequence and contains:
- the ATXN1L gene encoding ataxin-1-like, with product MKPVHERSQECLPPKKRDLPVTTEDMGRTTSCSTNHTPSSDASEWSRGVVVAGQSQAGARVSLGGDGAETITGLTVDQYGMLYKVAMPPSTFSPTGLPSVVNMSPLPPTFNVASSLIQHPGIHYPPIHYAQLPSTSLQFIGSPYSLPYAVSPNFLPSPLLSPSANLTTSHLPHFVPYASLLAEGATPPPQASSPAHSFNKVPSAASPSGQLPHHSSTQPLDLAPGRMPIYYQMSRLPAGYTLHETPPAGASPVVIPQEGQSALEAAAANGGQRQRERNLVRRESEALNSPNSKDEGQGLVPVVECVVDGQLFSGSQTPRVEVAVPAHRGTPDTDLEVQRVVGSLASQDYRVVAAQRKDEPSPLNLSHHSLDHQGEGQGSAKNVAEMAEKNQARGFYPQSHQEMVKHRPLPKAVVVANGNLVPTGTDPGLLPMGSEILMASSLDMQARATFPDKEPTPPPITSSHLPSHFMKGAIIQLATGELKRVEDLQTQDFVRSAEVSGGLKIDSSTVVDIQESQWPGFVMLHFVVGEQQSKVSIEVPPEHPFFVYGQGWSSCNPGRTAQLFSLPCHRLQVGDVCISISLQSLNSNSVSQASCAPLGQLGPSQERPERTVLGPRELCDSEGKGQLSGEGSRVVEPSQPEPGAQACWPAPSFQRYSMQGDETRATLLRPSFIPQEVKLSIEGRSNAGK